From the Clupea harengus chromosome 15, Ch_v2.0.2, whole genome shotgun sequence genome, one window contains:
- the ppm1ab gene encoding protein phosphatase, Mg2+/Mn2+ dependent, 1Ab isoform X4 codes for MGAFLDKPKMEKHNLHGEGNSLRYALSSMQGWRVEMEDAHTAVIGLPNGLAPWSFFAVYDGHAGSQVARYCCEHLLDHITNNPDFRGVGWGGSGSVVVGCGGSGGGGRGGGGGEEGSERPEPSVESVKKGIRTGFLQIDEHMRALSERKHGADRSGSTAVGVMISPRHIYFINCGDSRALLSRGGRVHFFTQDHKPSNPAEKERIQNAGGSVMIQRVNGSLAVSRALGDFDYKSVHGKGPTEQLVSPEPEVYEIERSEAEDEFVVLACDGIWDVMANEELCDFVRSRLEVTDDLESVCNEIVDTCLYKGSRDNMSVVLVCFPGAPKISPEAVKREAELDKYLQSRVEGGASKKANK; via the exons atGGGGGCTTTTCTGGATAAGCCAAAGATGGAGAAGCACAACTTGCATGGCGAGGGCAACAGCCTCCGCTACGCCCTGAGCAGCATGCAGGGCTGGCgggtggagatggaggatgCACACACGGCCGTGATTGGACTGCCCAACGGTTTGGCCCCCTGGTCCTTTTTCGCCGTGTATGATGGACACGCAGGATCCCAGGTGGCGCGATACTGCTGTGAGCACCTGTTGGACCACATCACCAACAACCCAGACTTTCGGGGAGTGGGCTGGGGCGGCAGTGGCAGTGTTGTTGTTGGTTGTGGTggtagtggaggaggaggacgaggtggcggtgggggagaggagggctcAGAGCGCCCTGAGCCGTCGGTGGAGAGCGTCAAGAAGGGCATCCGCACGGGCTTCCTGCAGATCGACGAGCACATGCGGGCGCTGTCGGAGCGCAAGCATGGAGCCGACCGCAGTGGCTCTACTGCAGTGGGCGTGATGATCTCGCCGCGCCACATCTACTTCATCAACTGTGGTGACTCGCGTGCGCTGCTGAGCCGGGGCGGGCGCGTGCACTTCTTCACGCAGGACCATAAGCCCAGTAACCCGGCGGAGAAGGAGCGCATCCAGAACGCCGGCGGCTCAGTCATGATCCAGCGGGTTAACGGCTCGCTGGCCGTCTCGCGCGCACTTGGCGACTTCGACTACAAGAGCGTGCATGGCAAGGGCCCCACCGAGCAACTGGTGTCGCCTGAGCCCGAGGTGTACGAGATCGAGCGCTCCGAGGCCGAGGACGAGTTTGTGGTGCTGGCCTGCGATGGCATCTGGGACGTCATGGCCAATGAGGAGCTGTGCGACTTTGTGCGCTCGCGCCTAGAGGTGACGGACGACCTGGAGAGTGTGTGCAACGAGATTGTCGACACCTGTTTGTACAAG GGAAGTCGGGACAACATGAGTGTGGTACTGGTGTGCTTCCCTGGGGCCCCCAAGATCTCCCCTGAAGCTGTGAAGAGAGAGGCTGAACTGGATAAGTACCTGCAGAGCAGAGTAGAAGGTGGAGCCTCTAAAAAGGCTAATAAATAA
- the ppm1ab gene encoding protein phosphatase, Mg2+/Mn2+ dependent, 1Ab isoform X1, translated as MGAFLDKPKMEKHNLHGEGNSLRYALSSMQGWRVEMEDAHTAVIGLPNGLAPWSFFAVYDGHAGSQVARYCCEHLLDHITNNPDFRGVGWGGSGSVVVGCGGSGGGGRGGGGGEEGSERPEPSVESVKKGIRTGFLQIDEHMRALSERKHGADRSGSTAVGVMISPRHIYFINCGDSRALLSRGGRVHFFTQDHKPSNPAEKERIQNAGGSVMIQRVNGSLAVSRALGDFDYKSVHGKGPTEQLVSPEPEVYEIERSEAEDEFVVLACDGIWDVMANEELCDFVRSRLEVTDDLESVCNEIVDTCLYKGSRDNMSVVLVCFPGAPKISPEAVKREAELDKYLQSRVEEIIKKQGGDGAPDLVHVMHTLATESIPNLPPGGELASKRSLVEAVYNRLNPNKGDDTCGATKEGSAYGTSRL; from the exons atGGGGGCTTTTCTGGATAAGCCAAAGATGGAGAAGCACAACTTGCATGGCGAGGGCAACAGCCTCCGCTACGCCCTGAGCAGCATGCAGGGCTGGCgggtggagatggaggatgCACACACGGCCGTGATTGGACTGCCCAACGGTTTGGCCCCCTGGTCCTTTTTCGCCGTGTATGATGGACACGCAGGATCCCAGGTGGCGCGATACTGCTGTGAGCACCTGTTGGACCACATCACCAACAACCCAGACTTTCGGGGAGTGGGCTGGGGCGGCAGTGGCAGTGTTGTTGTTGGTTGTGGTggtagtggaggaggaggacgaggtggcggtgggggagaggagggctcAGAGCGCCCTGAGCCGTCGGTGGAGAGCGTCAAGAAGGGCATCCGCACGGGCTTCCTGCAGATCGACGAGCACATGCGGGCGCTGTCGGAGCGCAAGCATGGAGCCGACCGCAGTGGCTCTACTGCAGTGGGCGTGATGATCTCGCCGCGCCACATCTACTTCATCAACTGTGGTGACTCGCGTGCGCTGCTGAGCCGGGGCGGGCGCGTGCACTTCTTCACGCAGGACCATAAGCCCAGTAACCCGGCGGAGAAGGAGCGCATCCAGAACGCCGGCGGCTCAGTCATGATCCAGCGGGTTAACGGCTCGCTGGCCGTCTCGCGCGCACTTGGCGACTTCGACTACAAGAGCGTGCATGGCAAGGGCCCCACCGAGCAACTGGTGTCGCCTGAGCCCGAGGTGTACGAGATCGAGCGCTCCGAGGCCGAGGACGAGTTTGTGGTGCTGGCCTGCGATGGCATCTGGGACGTCATGGCCAATGAGGAGCTGTGCGACTTTGTGCGCTCGCGCCTAGAGGTGACGGACGACCTGGAGAGTGTGTGCAACGAGATTGTCGACACCTGTTTGTACAAG GGAAGTCGGGACAACATGAGTGTGGTACTGGTGTGCTTCCCTGGGGCCCCCAAGATCTCCCCTGAAGCTGTGAAGAGAGAGGCTGAACTGGATAAGTACCTGCAGAGCAGAGTAGAAG AGATCATTAAGAAGCAGGGTGGCGATGGCGCTCCGGACTTAGTCCACGTGATGCATACGTTAGCGACGGAGAGCATCCCAAACCTCCCACCTGGGGGAGAGCTGGCCAGCAA GCGCAGTTTGGTGGAGGCCGTGTACAACAGACTCAATCCCAACAAAGGCGACGACACA TGTGGGGCTACCAAAGAGGGCAGTGCATATGGAACCTCCAGACTGTAG
- the ppm1ab gene encoding protein phosphatase, Mg2+/Mn2+ dependent, 1Ab isoform X2 has translation MGAFLDKPKMEKHNLHGEGNSLRYALSSMQGWRVEMEDAHTAVIGLPNGLAPWSFFAVYDGHAGSQVARYCCEHLLDHITNNPDFRGVGWGGSGSVVVGCGGSGGGGRGGGGGEEGSERPEPSVESVKKGIRTGFLQIDEHMRALSERKHGADRSGSTAVGVMISPRHIYFINCGDSRALLSRGGRVHFFTQDHKPSNPAEKERIQNAGGSVMIQRVNGSLAVSRALGDFDYKSVHGKGPTEQLVSPEPEVYEIERSEAEDEFVVLACDGIWDVMANEELCDFVRSRLEVTDDLESVCNEIVDTCLYKGSRDNMSVVLVCFPGAPKISPEAVKREAELDKYLQSRVEEIIKKQGGDGAPDLVHVMHTLATESIPNLPPGGELASKRSLVEAVYNRLNPNKGDDTDSASTDDMW, from the exons atGGGGGCTTTTCTGGATAAGCCAAAGATGGAGAAGCACAACTTGCATGGCGAGGGCAACAGCCTCCGCTACGCCCTGAGCAGCATGCAGGGCTGGCgggtggagatggaggatgCACACACGGCCGTGATTGGACTGCCCAACGGTTTGGCCCCCTGGTCCTTTTTCGCCGTGTATGATGGACACGCAGGATCCCAGGTGGCGCGATACTGCTGTGAGCACCTGTTGGACCACATCACCAACAACCCAGACTTTCGGGGAGTGGGCTGGGGCGGCAGTGGCAGTGTTGTTGTTGGTTGTGGTggtagtggaggaggaggacgaggtggcggtgggggagaggagggctcAGAGCGCCCTGAGCCGTCGGTGGAGAGCGTCAAGAAGGGCATCCGCACGGGCTTCCTGCAGATCGACGAGCACATGCGGGCGCTGTCGGAGCGCAAGCATGGAGCCGACCGCAGTGGCTCTACTGCAGTGGGCGTGATGATCTCGCCGCGCCACATCTACTTCATCAACTGTGGTGACTCGCGTGCGCTGCTGAGCCGGGGCGGGCGCGTGCACTTCTTCACGCAGGACCATAAGCCCAGTAACCCGGCGGAGAAGGAGCGCATCCAGAACGCCGGCGGCTCAGTCATGATCCAGCGGGTTAACGGCTCGCTGGCCGTCTCGCGCGCACTTGGCGACTTCGACTACAAGAGCGTGCATGGCAAGGGCCCCACCGAGCAACTGGTGTCGCCTGAGCCCGAGGTGTACGAGATCGAGCGCTCCGAGGCCGAGGACGAGTTTGTGGTGCTGGCCTGCGATGGCATCTGGGACGTCATGGCCAATGAGGAGCTGTGCGACTTTGTGCGCTCGCGCCTAGAGGTGACGGACGACCTGGAGAGTGTGTGCAACGAGATTGTCGACACCTGTTTGTACAAG GGAAGTCGGGACAACATGAGTGTGGTACTGGTGTGCTTCCCTGGGGCCCCCAAGATCTCCCCTGAAGCTGTGAAGAGAGAGGCTGAACTGGATAAGTACCTGCAGAGCAGAGTAGAAG AGATCATTAAGAAGCAGGGTGGCGATGGCGCTCCGGACTTAGTCCACGTGATGCATACGTTAGCGACGGAGAGCATCCCAAACCTCCCACCTGGGGGAGAGCTGGCCAGCAA GCGCAGTTTGGTGGAGGCCGTGTACAACAGACTCAATCCCAACAAAGGCGACGACACA gACTCGGCATCCACAGATGACATGTGGTAA
- the ppm1ab gene encoding protein phosphatase, Mg2+/Mn2+ dependent, 1Ab isoform X3 — protein MGAFLDKPKMEKHNLHGEGNSLRYALSSMQGWRVEMEDAHTAVIGLPNGLAPWSFFAVYDGHAGSQVARYCCEHLLDHITNNPDFRGVGWGGSGSVVVGCGGSGGGGRGGGGGEEGSERPEPSVESVKKGIRTGFLQIDEHMRALSERKHGADRSGSTAVGVMISPRHIYFINCGDSRALLSRGGRVHFFTQDHKPSNPAEKERIQNAGGSVMIQRVNGSLAVSRALGDFDYKSVHGKGPTEQLVSPEPEVYEIERSEAEDEFVVLACDGIWDVMANEELCDFVRSRLEVTDDLESVCNEIVDTCLYKGSRDNMSVVLVCFPGAPKISPEAVKREAELDKYLQSRVEEIIKKQGGDGAPDLVHVMHTLATESIPNLPPGGELASK, from the exons atGGGGGCTTTTCTGGATAAGCCAAAGATGGAGAAGCACAACTTGCATGGCGAGGGCAACAGCCTCCGCTACGCCCTGAGCAGCATGCAGGGCTGGCgggtggagatggaggatgCACACACGGCCGTGATTGGACTGCCCAACGGTTTGGCCCCCTGGTCCTTTTTCGCCGTGTATGATGGACACGCAGGATCCCAGGTGGCGCGATACTGCTGTGAGCACCTGTTGGACCACATCACCAACAACCCAGACTTTCGGGGAGTGGGCTGGGGCGGCAGTGGCAGTGTTGTTGTTGGTTGTGGTggtagtggaggaggaggacgaggtggcggtgggggagaggagggctcAGAGCGCCCTGAGCCGTCGGTGGAGAGCGTCAAGAAGGGCATCCGCACGGGCTTCCTGCAGATCGACGAGCACATGCGGGCGCTGTCGGAGCGCAAGCATGGAGCCGACCGCAGTGGCTCTACTGCAGTGGGCGTGATGATCTCGCCGCGCCACATCTACTTCATCAACTGTGGTGACTCGCGTGCGCTGCTGAGCCGGGGCGGGCGCGTGCACTTCTTCACGCAGGACCATAAGCCCAGTAACCCGGCGGAGAAGGAGCGCATCCAGAACGCCGGCGGCTCAGTCATGATCCAGCGGGTTAACGGCTCGCTGGCCGTCTCGCGCGCACTTGGCGACTTCGACTACAAGAGCGTGCATGGCAAGGGCCCCACCGAGCAACTGGTGTCGCCTGAGCCCGAGGTGTACGAGATCGAGCGCTCCGAGGCCGAGGACGAGTTTGTGGTGCTGGCCTGCGATGGCATCTGGGACGTCATGGCCAATGAGGAGCTGTGCGACTTTGTGCGCTCGCGCCTAGAGGTGACGGACGACCTGGAGAGTGTGTGCAACGAGATTGTCGACACCTGTTTGTACAAG GGAAGTCGGGACAACATGAGTGTGGTACTGGTGTGCTTCCCTGGGGCCCCCAAGATCTCCCCTGAAGCTGTGAAGAGAGAGGCTGAACTGGATAAGTACCTGCAGAGCAGAGTAGAAG AGATCATTAAGAAGCAGGGTGGCGATGGCGCTCCGGACTTAGTCCACGTGATGCATACGTTAGCGACGGAGAGCATCCCAAACCTCCCACCTGGGGGAGAGCTGGCCAGCAAGTGA